The sequence below is a genomic window from Nostoc flagelliforme CCNUN1.
ATCTTTGGTTCGACAGAGCAAAAACAGCGATATTACTCAAAAACTATTCGCAACAATTGGTTTTGGTGCAATGCCCTCAATCCTTTAGATAAAAGAACTACTCTGACACCAGAAAATGATTATTTCCGTCTCAACGGCATTAAAAGCTTTTGCTCTGGCTCTCAAGACTCGGATATATTGCCGATTACTGCCATTCATCAAGAAACTGGTGAATTGAATATTTTGGTAATTCCCACCCAACGGCAAGGCGTTACTGTTCATCATGATTGGGATAATATAGGGCAACGTCAAACAGATAGTGGTAGTGTTACTTTTGAAAATGTCTTGGTGTATCCTGACGAAATTCTTAGTAGTAAAGACAAACAAAGTCAACCCTTCACCACTATTCGTGCCTGCTTAACTCAATTGAATCTTGCTAATATCTACCTAGGAACAATGAACAGATAAGGGTTGAAAAAAACACGATCGCTTTTGCAAAACTTTTGATACCGACAAGAGGATGTTTGAAAAGTGGTTGGCTGTGATTATTAGGCACTTATTGATCCCCCCTAGCCCAACATTTCTCTATGCGATTGAGATCAGGCGAATAAGGGGGCAGATAAATTAAGCCCGTGAAAAGTCTGGTACAGACTTGTACGAAATGTTAAATTTTCCAACATTAACTTCATCAAATTTGAAGTTTCGCTAAGTTCAGTAAAAAATGGAAATGTCCCCTTGTATCTTGTATATAGATGTAGGTGTCTAAACGTTCCTCTAAGCAGCGATTCCTTCTCTTTGAGACGCTACGCGAACGGACAGCTTCTCTGCGAGAGGCTCCGCCAACACTAACGCAATCTTGACGTGAAAAAATTCCAACATCAACGACGCACTTATAATAAGCATCTGATTCAAAATTTATTTAAGAACGCCCATGATGCGATCGCTCTGATTGACGATCACTTATATTTCGTAGATATGAATATTGCTGCTTGTGATTTACTCGGTTTATCACGTAAGCAACTAAAAGGGCAAGCTTTAGCTAATTTTATCACTGCGGAATTTACTCGCCAACCCAACTCTCTTAGTTTTCCACCGGCACAATCATTAATGGGGGAA
It includes:
- a CDS encoding acyl-CoA dehydrogenase family protein, whose protein sequence is MRCANPVFSYHHLGVVIPHIFGSTEQKQRYYSKTIRNNWFWCNALNPLDKRTTLTPENDYFRLNGIKSFCSGSQDSDILPITAIHQETGELNILVIPTQRQGVTVHHDWDNIGQRQTDSGSVTFENVLVYPDEILSSKDKQSQPFTTIRACLTQLNLANIYLGTMNR